A section of the Schistosoma haematobium chromosome ZW, whole genome shotgun sequence genome encodes:
- the DUSP12_1 gene encoding dual specificity phosphatase 12, variant 4 (EggNog:ENOG410V7HV~COG:V), whose amino-acid sequence MGVSRSASVVIAYLMRRNHLSYEEAYNIVSTKRSIFPNNGFINQLKLFHTMKWTVNRDSPLFQQYMTKRTFSVFTDYNGDLLESQTVYQLHNTPSSFRCKKCRQVLFNSNQLRIHQKPETTPNPLINSTKSKNTDNVSSVLIKGVSLNNSLLQCDKNELFCDPLEWTLHSTSDVQGKLYCPGCNAKVGSFNWCGEPCVCGTWVVPAFHFNRNHIDRVPIRSRNVITIPSKPVEDNNSFVTNADMNQS is encoded by the exons ATGGGTGTATCTCGCAGCGCCAGTGTTGTAATCGCCTACCTTATGCGTCGAAATCATTTATCCTATGAAGAGGCTTATAATATTGTTTCGACGAAACGGAGTATTTT TCCAAATAATGGATTTATTAATCAGTTAAAGTTGTTTCATACTATGAAGTGGACGGTCAACCGTGATTCTCCATTATTTCAGCAATATATGACGAAAAGAACCTTCTCAGTTTTTACGG ATTATAATGGTGATCTTTTAGAAAGTCAAACAGTCTATCAGTTGCACAACACACCTTCAAGTTTTAGATGTAAAAAATGCAG ACAAGTGTTATTCAATTCGAATCAGTTACGCATTCATCAAAAACCGGAGACAACACCTAATCCTCTTATAAATTCTACAAAATCCAAGAACACTGATAACGTATCTAGTGTATTAATCAAAGGTGTTTCATTAAATAACTCTCTTTTACAATGTGATAAAAATGAATTGTTCTGTGACCCATTGGAATGGACATTGCACAGTACTAGTGATGTTCAAGGAAAG CTTTATTGTCCTGGATGCAACGCTAAAGTTGGCTCTTTCAATTGGTGTG gCGAACCATGTGTATGTGGCACATGGGTAGTTCCAGCATTTCATTTCAATCGTAATCACATTGATCGTGTACCAATACGTTCGAGAAATGTGATTACTATTCCATCGAAGCCTGTAGAAGACAACAATTCCTTCGTTACGAATGCCGATATGAATCAATCATAA
- the DUSP12_1 gene encoding dual specificity phosphatase 12, variant 5 (EggNog:ENOG410V7HV~COG:V) gives MDEIIPGLWLGPMPFAENISVLKRNGIMSILTLDILPLDCNVFKGFNMKFLYLRDEPSQDLLEILEDALSFIDESIKNNSNILVHCAMGVSRSASVVIAYLMRRNHLSYEEAYNIVSTKRSIFPNNGFINQLKLFHTMKWTVNRDSPLFQQYMTKRTFSVFTDYNGDLLESQTVYQLHNTPSSFRCKKCRQVLFNSNQLRIHQKPETTPNPLINSTKSKNTDNVSSVLIKGVSLNNSLLQCDKNELFCDPLEWTLHSTSDVQGKLYCPGCNAKVGSFNWCGEPCVCGTWVVPAFHFNRNHIDRVPIRSRNVITIPSKPVEDNNSFVTNADMNQS, from the exons ATGGATGAGATTATCCCAGGTCTATGGCTTGGACCTATGCCATTTGCAGAAAATATTTCAGTCTTAAAAAGAAATGGAATAATGTCAATTTTAACATTAGATATCCTGCCATTAGACTGCAATGTATTCAAAGGATTTAACATGAAGTTCTTGTATCTGCGTGACGAGCCATCCCAGGATTTGCTGGAAATTCTTGAAGATGCTTTAAGTTTTATTGATGAAAGTATAAAAAATAACTCAAATATTTTGGTTCACTG TGCTATGGGTGTATCTCGCAGCGCCAGTGTTGTAATCGCCTACCTTATGCGTCGAAATCATTTATCCTATGAAGAGGCTTATAATATTGTTTCGACGAAACGGAGTATTTT TCCAAATAATGGATTTATTAATCAGTTAAAGTTGTTTCATACTATGAAGTGGACGGTCAACCGTGATTCTCCATTATTTCAGCAATATATGACGAAAAGAACCTTCTCAGTTTTTACGG ATTATAATGGTGATCTTTTAGAAAGTCAAACAGTCTATCAGTTGCACAACACACCTTCAAGTTTTAGATGTAAAAAATGCAG ACAAGTGTTATTCAATTCGAATCAGTTACGCATTCATCAAAAACCGGAGACAACACCTAATCCTCTTATAAATTCTACAAAATCCAAGAACACTGATAACGTATCTAGTGTATTAATCAAAGGTGTTTCATTAAATAACTCTCTTTTACAATGTGATAAAAATGAATTGTTCTGTGACCCATTGGAATGGACATTGCACAGTACTAGTGATGTTCAAGGAAAG CTTTATTGTCCTGGATGCAACGCTAAAGTTGGCTCTTTCAATTGGTGTG gCGAACCATGTGTATGTGGCACATGGGTAGTTCCAGCATTTCATTTCAATCGTAATCACATTGATCGTGTACCAATACGTTCGAGAAATGTGATTACTATTCCATCGAAGCCTGTAGAAGACAACAATTCCTTCGTTACGAATGCCGATATGAATCAATCATAA
- the DUSP12_1 gene encoding dual specificity phosphatase 12, variant 6 (EggNog:ENOG410V7HV~COG:V), whose product MKWTVNRDSPLFQQYMTKRTFSVFTDYNGDLLESQTVYQLHNTPSSFRCKKCRQVLFNSNQLRIHQKPETTPNPLINSTKSKNTDNVSSVLIKGVSLNNSLLQCDKNELFCDPLEWTLHSTSDVQGKLYCPGCNAKVGSFNWCGEPCVCGTWVVPAFHFNRNHIDRVPIRSRNVITIPSKPVEDNNSFVTNADMNQS is encoded by the exons ATGAAGTGGACGGTCAACCGTGATTCTCCATTATTTCAGCAATATATGACGAAAAGAACCTTCTCAGTTTTTACGG ATTATAATGGTGATCTTTTAGAAAGTCAAACAGTCTATCAGTTGCACAACACACCTTCAAGTTTTAGATGTAAAAAATGCAG ACAAGTGTTATTCAATTCGAATCAGTTACGCATTCATCAAAAACCGGAGACAACACCTAATCCTCTTATAAATTCTACAAAATCCAAGAACACTGATAACGTATCTAGTGTATTAATCAAAGGTGTTTCATTAAATAACTCTCTTTTACAATGTGATAAAAATGAATTGTTCTGTGACCCATTGGAATGGACATTGCACAGTACTAGTGATGTTCAAGGAAAG CTTTATTGTCCTGGATGCAACGCTAAAGTTGGCTCTTTCAATTGGTGTG gCGAACCATGTGTATGTGGCACATGGGTAGTTCCAGCATTTCATTTCAATCGTAATCACATTGATCGTGTACCAATACGTTCGAGAAATGTGATTACTATTCCATCGAAGCCTGTAGAAGACAACAATTCCTTCGTTACGAATGCCGATATGAATCAATCATAA
- the DUSP12_1 gene encoding dual specificity phosphatase 12 (EggNog:ENOG410V7HV~COG:V) yields MKWTVNRDSPLFQQYMTKRTFSVFTDYNGDLLESQTVYQLHNTPSSFRCKKCRQVLFNSNQLRIHQKPETTPNPLINSTKSKNTDNVSSVLIKGVSLNNSLLQCDKNELFCDPLEWTLHSTSDVQGKLYCPGCNAKVGSFNWCGKLVLLIKFINLIGKTIKLI; encoded by the exons ATGAAGTGGACGGTCAACCGTGATTCTCCATTATTTCAGCAATATATGACGAAAAGAACCTTCTCAGTTTTTACGG ATTATAATGGTGATCTTTTAGAAAGTCAAACAGTCTATCAGTTGCACAACACACCTTCAAGTTTTAGATGTAAAAAATGCAG ACAAGTGTTATTCAATTCGAATCAGTTACGCATTCATCAAAAACCGGAGACAACACCTAATCCTCTTATAAATTCTACAAAATCCAAGAACACTGATAACGTATCTAGTGTATTAATCAAAGGTGTTTCATTAAATAACTCTCTTTTACAATGTGATAAAAATGAATTGTTCTGTGACCCATTGGAATGGACATTGCACAGTACTAGTGATGTTCAAGGAAAG CTTTATTGTCCTGGATGCAACGCTAAAGTTGGCTCTTTCAATTGGTGTGGTAAGCTTGTTttactaataaaatttattaatttaattgggaaaactattaaattaatttaa
- the DUSP12_1 gene encoding dual specificity phosphatase 12, variant 2 (EggNog:ENOG41035DV~COG:V), whose translation MDEIIPGLWLGPMPFAENISVLKRNGIMSILTLDILPLDCNVFKGFNMKFLYLRDEPSQDLLEILEDALSFIDESIKNNSNILVHCAMGVSRSASVVIAYLMRRNHLSYEEAYNIVSTKRSIL comes from the exons ATGGATGAGATTATCCCAGGTCTATGGCTTGGACCTATGCCATTTGCAGAAAATATTTCAGTCTTAAAAAGAAATGGAATAATGTCAATTTTAACATTAGATATCCTGCCATTAGACTGCAATGTATTCAAAGGATTTAACATGAAGTTCTTGTATCTGCGTGACGAGCCATCCCAGGATTTGCTGGAAATTCTTGAAGATGCTTTAAGTTTTATTGATGAAAGTATAAAAAATAACTCAAATATTTTGGTTCACTG TGCTATGGGTGTATCTCGCAGCGCCAGTGTTGTAATCGCCTACCTTATGCGTCGAAATCATTTATCCTATGAAGAGGCTTATAATATTGTTTCGACGAAACGGAGTATTTTGTAA
- the DUSP12_1 gene encoding dual specificity phosphatase 12, variant 3 (EggNog:ENOG41035DV~COG:V), protein MDEIIPGLWLGPMPFAENISVLKRNGIMSILTLDILPLDCNVFKGFNMKFLYLRDEPSQDLLEILEDALSFIDESIKNNSNILVHCFFKLKTGERSIVLWVYLAAPVL, encoded by the exons ATGGATGAGATTATCCCAGGTCTATGGCTTGGACCTATGCCATTTGCAGAAAATATTTCAGTCTTAAAAAGAAATGGAATAATGTCAATTTTAACATTAGATATCCTGCCATTAGACTGCAATGTATTCAAAGGATTTAACATGAAGTTCTTGTATCTGCGTGACGAGCCATCCCAGGATTTGCTGGAAATTCTTGAAGATGCTTTAAGTTTTATTGATGAAAGTATAAAAAATAACTCAAATATTTTGGTTCACTG tttttttaaattaaaaacggGTGAACGGAGTATAGTGCTATGGGTGTATCTCGCAGCGCCAGTGTTGTAA